Proteins co-encoded in one Polaromonas vacuolata genomic window:
- a CDS encoding creatininase, with protein MSTVWMNQLSWMDYQSRIKNTAPPIFLPVGALEQHGPHLPLGTDGLLSASVAADAAALVGGLVAPTLSYGYKSQPKCGGGQHFCGTTSVDAATLIGSVRDAVREFARHGATKLVVLNGHYENQWFLIEGIDLGLRDVGAGSQLEVMRLEYWDFMTAETLAHVFPDGFPGFALEHAAVMETSMMLHYHPSLVRLDLIPNEGPADFPPYDIYPSRTDWVPPSGVLSSALGSDANKGRLLANEVSQRIAEAISKGFRTPTLIKNSQ; from the coding sequence ATGAGCACTGTATGGATGAATCAGCTGTCTTGGATGGATTACCAAAGCCGAATTAAAAATACTGCGCCGCCTATATTTTTGCCCGTTGGCGCACTAGAGCAACACGGCCCGCATTTGCCGCTGGGCACTGATGGTTTGCTCTCGGCTTCAGTCGCTGCGGATGCCGCAGCATTGGTCGGCGGTCTGGTTGCGCCGACCTTGTCATATGGCTATAAATCACAACCCAAGTGCGGCGGTGGTCAACATTTTTGCGGCACCACCAGTGTCGATGCGGCAACTTTAATCGGCTCGGTGCGCGACGCCGTCAGAGAGTTCGCGCGCCATGGCGCAACCAAGTTAGTGGTTTTAAATGGTCACTATGAAAACCAGTGGTTTTTAATTGAAGGTATTGATTTGGGTCTGCGTGATGTTGGCGCTGGCTCGCAGCTAGAAGTCATGCGCCTAGAGTATTGGGACTTTATGACAGCAGAAACGCTGGCCCATGTTTTCCCGGACGGCTTTCCCGGTTTTGCGTTGGAACACGCAGCGGTGATGGAAACTTCCATGATGCTGCACTACCACCCTTCGCTAGTGCGCTTGGATTTAATCCCCAACGAAGGCCCGGCCGATTTCCCGCCCTACGATATTTATCCCAGCCGCACAGACTGGGTGCCGCCTTCTGGCGTCTTGTCATCCGCATTAGGGTCTGACGCGAACAAAGGCCGTTTGTTAGCCAACGAAGTGAGCCAGCGCATCGCCGAGGCAATTAGCAAAGGCTTTCGCACGCCCACATTGATTAAAAATTCCCAATGA
- a CDS encoding ABC transporter substrate-binding protein has product MRSSSLSLSSQESRSLLSRLSKPILGFALTMVAAASFAAPASMKIGTIVWIGYGPFYVAEALDFYKKYNLKVSLQVFTDPALIPPAIASGAIDGGHLTYDQVIGQVANGQRQKVVMPIDYSNGGDAIVVDSSIKTVADLKGKKVGFNPLSPSDFLISYALKTKGMTDKDITPVSMTPEAVPAAMASGQMPSGVTYEPSLSQILSQGGGQKFKVIFSSKNAPGLIADVMVFDEKVIKAKPTEIAGVIKAYIDGMAYMKAKPEESAKIIGKFMGISPKEVKEQLAGVYNIPVAEMPKAFTLSKDTTSYYASGEIIGQILKDKGQIKALPAAALTFDAQFVNALLKK; this is encoded by the coding sequence ATGCGTTCTTCTAGCCTCTCACTTTCAAGCCAAGAATCCCGCTCGTTGCTGTCTCGCCTGAGCAAACCGATTCTGGGTTTTGCACTCACCATGGTCGCAGCCGCCAGTTTTGCCGCCCCCGCATCGATGAAAATTGGCACGATTGTCTGGATTGGCTACGGCCCTTTTTATGTTGCTGAAGCACTAGACTTTTATAAAAAATACAACCTCAAAGTTTCTCTTCAGGTTTTCACCGACCCAGCATTAATTCCGCCAGCAATTGCCTCTGGCGCTATCGACGGTGGTCACCTCACGTATGACCAAGTGATTGGCCAAGTCGCTAATGGTCAGAGGCAAAAAGTGGTCATGCCGATTGATTACTCGAACGGTGGCGACGCGATTGTGGTCGACAGCAGCATTAAAACCGTGGCTGATTTAAAGGGTAAAAAAGTTGGTTTTAATCCGCTCTCACCATCGGATTTTTTGATTTCCTACGCGCTTAAAACCAAGGGTATGACTGACAAAGACATCACCCCGGTGAGCATGACGCCAGAAGCCGTACCGGCTGCTATGGCCTCTGGCCAAATGCCAAGTGGTGTGACTTATGAGCCAAGCTTGTCGCAGATTTTGAGCCAAGGTGGTGGTCAAAAATTCAAGGTGATTTTTTCTTCAAAAAATGCACCTGGTTTGATTGCCGACGTGATGGTGTTTGACGAAAAAGTCATCAAAGCCAAGCCAACAGAAATCGCTGGCGTCATCAAAGCTTATATCGACGGCATGGCTTACATGAAAGCCAAGCCAGAAGAGTCGGCAAAAATCATTGGCAAATTCATGGGTATTTCGCCCAAAGAAGTCAAAGAGCAGTTAGCTGGCGTCTACAACATTCCCGTCGCTGAAATGCCCAAAGCGTTTACCTTGTCTAAAGACACAACCTCTTATTACGCCAGTGGCGAAATTATTGGTCAGATTCTCAAAGACAAAGGCCAGATCAAAGCCTTGCCGGCAGCTGCCTTGACTTTTGATGCCCAGTTCGTTAACGCCTTGCTTAAAAAATAA
- a CDS encoding DMT family transporter codes for MKLASASTGAALPILVLLFSSSLFGLTWWPLKQFVDIGLSGPTLSLLAYGPVGLVLGIWLWRERAMWRQQTAILLALALVGGWANTSFVNALMLGDVVRVMFLFYLAPVWSVLGGYLFLGETVSRRRKLAVVVAIAGLWLVLGGSQAFTTALSLADYLALSAGLAFAGNNVLARAGQRIPIRSKTASVFIGCGVLSGFWMLGQGASVPSLTAGSVLAVLAYGFGWMLLATVTWQFGVTHMETGRAGVAMLSELLVAVLTATWFGGGNLSAIEWLGGALIGCAALIEATDTSAEAPILPT; via the coding sequence ATGAAACTAGCAAGCGCTTCAACGGGCGCAGCATTACCGATTTTGGTGCTGTTGTTTTCTTCCTCGCTATTTGGCTTAACTTGGTGGCCGCTAAAACAGTTTGTGGATATTGGTTTGTCTGGCCCCACGCTGTCCTTACTAGCCTACGGCCCGGTCGGACTTGTGCTGGGTATTTGGCTTTGGCGCGAGCGCGCTATGTGGCGCCAGCAAACGGCTATTTTGCTGGCTCTTGCGCTGGTTGGTGGCTGGGCCAATACATCGTTTGTCAATGCCTTGATGCTGGGCGATGTGGTTAGGGTGATGTTTCTTTTTTATCTCGCGCCGGTATGGTCAGTGCTGGGTGGGTATTTGTTTTTGGGTGAGACGGTCAGCCGTCGGCGTAAGTTGGCCGTGGTTGTGGCGATTGCTGGTTTGTGGTTGGTGCTGGGCGGCAGTCAGGCTTTCACTACTGCTTTGAGTCTGGCGGATTATTTAGCCCTGTCCGCCGGTTTGGCGTTTGCGGGCAACAACGTGTTGGCGCGCGCTGGTCAACGCATTCCGATTCGCTCAAAAACCGCATCGGTTTTTATTGGCTGCGGCGTGCTGTCGGGGTTTTGGATGTTGGGGCAGGGCGCAAGTGTTCCGTCCTTGACAGCGGGCTCAGTACTGGCTGTGCTGGCTTACGGTTTTGGTTGGATGTTGCTAGCGACTGTGACTTGGCAGTTTGGTGTCACGCACATGGAAACCGGCCGCGCTGGCGTGGCGATGTTGTCTGAACTATTGGTCGCAGTACTCACCGCGACTTGGTTTGGTGGTGGAAATTTATCCGCGATTGAATGGCTAGGCGGGGCTTTGATTGGCTGCGCGGCGCTGATTGAGGCCACCGATACAAGCGCAGAAGCGCCAATCCTGCCGACTTGA
- a CDS encoding TorF family putative porin — translation MKIFLSSGLVLASLLVSGAAMAQTAAPTAAAEPEFTLGYNLGLTSDYRVRGMSQTAFKTAVQGGVDYANKNGIYLGLAASNVSWVKEFNGATKGSYEVDLYGGYKGAINKDFSYDIGLITYRYPGNDSGVANPARNVAAGAYSKADTTEIYGALTYTMFTFKYSRSTGDFLGNLKSSGSQYFDLSAAFDLGDGMTITPHIGRQLIPNQNSLGNYSDASLSFSKDFGSGLVASIAGVTTNANRTFYSDTNGRFLGKSGLLVGVKYSF, via the coding sequence ATGAAAATTTTCTTATCTTCTGGTTTAGTGTTGGCTTCATTGCTTGTGTCAGGCGCCGCAATGGCTCAAACCGCCGCCCCTACTGCTGCTGCAGAACCAGAATTTACGCTGGGCTACAACTTGGGTCTGACCAGCGATTACCGGGTTCGCGGCATGTCGCAAACAGCTTTCAAAACGGCTGTGCAAGGCGGTGTTGATTACGCCAACAAAAATGGTATTTACTTGGGCTTGGCCGCATCAAATGTAAGTTGGGTCAAAGAATTCAATGGCGCTACCAAAGGTAGTTACGAGGTCGATTTGTATGGCGGCTACAAAGGCGCGATCAATAAAGATTTCTCTTATGACATCGGCCTTATCACTTACCGCTATCCGGGCAATGACTCAGGCGTCGCCAATCCGGCGCGCAATGTGGCAGCCGGCGCTTACTCTAAAGCCGACACCACAGAAATTTACGGCGCTTTGACATACACCATGTTCACGTTTAAATACAGCCGCAGCACCGGTGACTTTCTGGGCAACTTAAAAAGCTCGGGCAGCCAGTACTTTGACTTAAGCGCCGCATTTGATCTTGGCGACGGCATGACGATTACTCCGCATATCGGCCGTCAGTTAATACCAAATCAAAACAGTTTGGGCAACTACTCGGACGCATCACTGAGCTTTAGCAAAGACTTTGGCTCAGGCCTTGTGGCCAGCATTGCCGGTGTTACGACGAACGCGAACCGGACTTTCTACAGCGATACCAATGGCCGGTTTCTGGGTAAAAGCGGTTTGTTGGTTGGTGTGAAATATTCGTTTTAA
- a CDS encoding fatty acid desaturase family protein, whose amino-acid sequence MTSVFRYADGVWPNVLAMAWTILAYIAGVGLLGSANWMLNVLGFLLVAQTLIWSAYFIHEFAHYAIFKTPAANERWGSVMSIINGSCFANFSDMRKKHMRHHVERADVITFDVRGFLNRSPAWFRNSVLALEWAYFPAVEFLMRGFVMLVPFTDERKRAGRRRVLVVGALRLSAWIALGLWSLKALVLYFAAYLVFVTALRFADCFQHTYESYPVLDDKPLPADKLRDREYEQANTYSDIVGLKSGFLNLIWLNFGFHNAHHERPTAPWHRLPEFHKELYPVQYAQLITVGELLRSFHINRVKRVLAVDYGQVQDLGVKGRADGFLGAVGVSFLTAV is encoded by the coding sequence ATGACTTCTGTTTTTCGCTATGCCGATGGTGTTTGGCCCAACGTACTGGCAATGGCTTGGACAATTCTGGCGTATATCGCTGGGGTGGGACTACTCGGTTCGGCTAATTGGATGCTCAATGTTTTGGGCTTTTTATTGGTCGCCCAAACTTTGATTTGGTCGGCTTACTTTATTCACGAATTTGCGCACTACGCGATTTTTAAAACCCCCGCCGCGAATGAGCGTTGGGGCAGTGTCATGAGTATCATTAACGGCAGCTGCTTTGCCAATTTTTCTGACATGCGCAAAAAACATATGCGCCACCATGTCGAGCGCGCCGATGTGATTACCTTTGATGTGCGCGGTTTTTTAAACCGCTCGCCGGCATGGTTTCGCAACAGCGTCTTAGCCTTGGAATGGGCTTACTTTCCAGCGGTTGAATTTTTAATGCGCGGCTTTGTCATGCTTGTGCCGTTTACTGATGAACGCAAACGCGCTGGCCGTCGCCGTGTGCTGGTTGTGGGCGCGCTGCGTTTATCTGCGTGGATTGCTTTGGGCTTGTGGTCACTCAAAGCCTTGGTGCTTTATTTCGCCGCCTATTTGGTGTTTGTCACAGCCTTGCGTTTTGCCGATTGCTTTCAGCACACCTATGAGTCTTACCCAGTTCTCGACGACAAACCCTTGCCGGCTGATAAGCTGCGCGACCGCGAGTACGAGCAAGCCAATACCTATAGCGACATCGTCGGTTTGAAGTCTGGTTTTTTAAATTTAATTTGGCTGAATTTTGGTTTTCATAATGCGCACCACGAGCGACCTACCGCGCCTTGGCATCGCCTGCCTGAGTTTCATAAAGAGCTGTATCCGGTGCAGTATGCGCAGTTAATCACGGTCGGCGAATTGCTGCGCAGCTTTCACATCAATCGGGTTAAACGCGTGTTGGCGGTCGACTACGGTCAAGTGCAAGACTTAGGCGTTAAGGGCAGAGCCGATGGTTTTCTAGGCGCCGTGGGTGTTTCTTTTTTGACGGCAGTTTGA
- a CDS encoding N-acyl homoserine lactonase family protein, which produces MTQVTKMWPLLTGSYSYDKSISTFNLGRGQRIDAPILAYLIETRNGRILYDVGCDHGKISDPVASAHFYKPEVFEYGAPVMEESQRLPKHLARLGLTPKDVDIIFLGHLHFDHAGGLKELRRCGCGAEIHVQQEELEVAKSGADGAVFADDLLDDAGSPLQFKLQKGEYSLLPGVHAIASPGHTVAHMSMLIELPKGQPVLLAGDAADLQENLDHEIAPGTLWQGREQEAISSIRKLKTLAKKTGAQIWPNHDMAFYRSLPVFPEAYQ; this is translated from the coding sequence ATGACCCAAGTTACCAAAATGTGGCCACTGCTGACCGGCAGTTATAGCTACGATAAATCTATCTCAACTTTTAATCTCGGCCGCGGCCAGCGAATTGATGCGCCCATACTGGCTTATTTAATCGAAACCCGAAACGGCAGAATTTTGTATGACGTTGGTTGTGACCACGGAAAAATCAGTGACCCAGTCGCCAGTGCGCACTTCTATAAGCCAGAAGTTTTTGAGTATGGCGCGCCTGTGATGGAGGAGTCGCAGCGCCTGCCCAAGCATTTGGCACGCCTTGGTTTAACACCCAAAGATGTAGATATTATTTTTCTTGGCCATTTGCATTTCGATCATGCGGGTGGACTGAAAGAGTTACGCCGCTGCGGCTGTGGGGCAGAAATTCATGTGCAGCAAGAAGAATTAGAAGTCGCGAAAAGCGGCGCGGATGGCGCGGTGTTTGCCGATGATTTACTCGATGATGCCGGCTCACCTTTGCAATTTAAATTACAAAAAGGTGAATACAGTTTGCTGCCAGGTGTGCATGCGATTGCAAGCCCAGGCCACACCGTGGCGCATATGTCTATGCTGATTGAATTGCCCAAGGGTCAGCCGGTTTTACTCGCCGGTGATGCGGCAGATTTACAAGAAAATCTAGACCACGAAATTGCACCCGGCACACTCTGGCAAGGCCGCGAGCAAGAAGCCATTAGCAGCATACGAAAACTAAAAACGCTGGCAAAAAAAACCGGTGCGCAAATCTGGCCCAATCACGATATGGCGTTTTACCGTTCACTGCCAGTTTTCCCAGAGGCTTATCAATGA
- a CDS encoding SDR family NAD(P)-dependent oxidoreductase, translating to MTSVLSLSLAGRTALITGAATGIGRATALAFAAAGASVVVNHLASTSEAQALVQEIQTMGVKAWAFEADVSLALDVERMTAWVESAIGPIDILVNNAGIIAEIPFLETTEADWDRMLACDLKSVFLMSRAFLPSMLNLRRGVIINIASDLALIGRAQFAPYCAAKAGVIGLTKSLALEFAPDIRINAIAPGPVNTVMVSIDSMSAECMAKEKDIPQQRIAEPEEIAATALFLASDLSRFYCGQVLGPNGGSVMP from the coding sequence ATGACGTCTGTTTTGAGTTTGTCTTTAGCCGGCCGCACAGCGTTGATAACCGGTGCGGCCACCGGCATAGGCCGCGCGACTGCCTTGGCTTTTGCGGCGGCTGGTGCGTCGGTGGTGGTGAATCATTTGGCAAGCACTTCAGAGGCTCAAGCCTTGGTGCAAGAGATTCAAACCATGGGCGTGAAGGCTTGGGCTTTTGAGGCGGATGTGAGTTTGGCGCTAGACGTTGAGCGAATGACCGCTTGGGTTGAAAGCGCTATTGGGCCGATAGATATTTTGGTAAATAACGCCGGCATCATCGCCGAGATTCCATTTTTGGAAACCACAGAAGCCGATTGGGACCGGATGTTGGCGTGTGATTTGAAATCCGTGTTTTTAATGTCACGCGCATTTCTGCCGTCTATGCTGAATCTTCGCCGCGGCGTCATCATCAATATCGCGTCGGATTTAGCCTTGATAGGCCGCGCGCAATTTGCGCCTTACTGCGCGGCCAAGGCTGGCGTTATTGGTTTGACAAAATCTTTGGCGCTTGAGTTTGCGCCGGATATTCGCATCAATGCGATTGCGCCCGGCCCGGTTAATACCGTCATGGTTTCAATCGACAGCATGAGTGCCGAATGCATGGCGAAAGAAAAAGACATACCCCAGCAGCGCATTGCCGAGCCGGAAGAAATTGCCGCCACGGCCTTATTTTTAGCCTCTGATTTATCACGCTTTTATTGCGGTCAAGTACTCGGGCCGAACGGCGGATCGGTCATGCCTTGA